The genomic stretch CCTGTGAATAATGAAGATATTCGTTCCCAACAACTATGAAAATGTTTGCAAACAAAAGGTAGACGATTATGATAGACTAGAAAATAGtcaaaaacaattttgtatGAAACTTGTAAGAAATTTAGCGTGTTATAATTATGAAGATGGGTATTACAACCTTAATAATGAGGAATGTATGATTTTATACTATTGGATATATAGTTCAGTAAAACAgcataatattaataataatctTATtactccaattttttatgataattataGTAGATTTTGTACGTACGAAAGGAAAGctaattgtttttataatctTTATTACGACTATTTTGAAGACCCAGTGGGCATGATATTCTTGGatatttttcaacaaaatataaatactgtaataaatatgttgGGTAATACAGATGTTAGAATTAATGCTAATTTGCAAAAGTATATTTGTGAAtgcattaatatatataatgaaatgaataaaacaTATTGCCTTAGTGATGTTTATAATGATGAAAAGCGTACATGGACTTGTAGCAGGTTAGCTGCAGTTAAGCTAACATATGATGCGTATCTTGCTggaaaattatacaaaaattatgtaataCCAGTTTTAGGTAGAAATGAAGGAGAATATTTAGAGATGTGTCCACAGGATAGTCCTGGATCAAAATTAACT from Plasmodium cynomolgi strain B DNA, scaffold: 0403, whole genome shotgun sequence encodes the following:
- a CDS encoding hypothetical protein (putative); protein product: MKIFVPNNYENVCKQKVDDYDRLENSQKQFCMKLVRNLACYNYEDGYYNLNNEECMILYYWIYSSVKQHNINNNLITPIFYDNYSRFCTYERKANCFYNLYYDYFEDPVGMIFLDIFQQNINTVINMLGNTDVRINANLQKYICECINIYNEMNKTYCLSDVYNDEKRTWTCSRLAAVKLTYDAYLAGKLYKNYVIPVLGRNEGEYLEMCPQDSPGSKLTTEKHRTVSLPSLNEFMFKMQQNLYIQRKLLMKNQIFLPRLMNFMALIVLARQVLQKPLIPWLMKIIAQVVLSGQVQQQLLLR